In Armatimonas rosea, the DNA window GGAGCGCTTCCGCCACGAGAGCCAGAGCCTCTACGAGCGGGTTCGTGCCTGCTTCTTTCTCTACGCAATTCATCGCTTCCACCTGCCGACCCGCGAGGGCTTTGCAGTGGGGGGGCACCTGCCGTACTCGGGCTATGTCAGCCTACTGGAGCGGCGCTTTGAGGAGGCGATCTCAGCGTTTCGCGGGGCCGAGGCGGCGCAGGGGGCCAGCGATGCGCTCTCCAGCGCACTGGCGGCGGCCTACCACCGGCTCGCGTTTCAGATTCTGGCCGACCAGGTGCGCCACTCCGTGCGCTCGGTACGGGGGAATCAGTGGATGTTCCAGGCCAACCATCCCGCCGAGCTGCTCCTGCGCGTCCGCCCGGAGCTCACAACCGCAGGAAGCGAGGGAGCCCTGCCGATCCTGCGTGAGCGGACTCCCGTGCGCATGGACCTGACCCACTCAGGCTGGAGCGATATCTTCTTTCTGGGCATGGACTACCCCGAGGGCGCGCGTGTCCTCAATGTCTCGATTGATCTGGCGGTGCACGGCCGCGATGACTCCCCGCGCCCGCCGGTGGAGGCCTACTTCCGCGTCCTAGACGAGCCCGTCCTGCGCCTCGCCAGTGTCGATCTGGGGGCCAGTGTCGAGATCACGGACCTAAACGATGTCTTTAACTTTGGAAAGGACTACCTCGGGCTGCTCAAGGCGGGCCTGATCGCGTCTGGGGTCGTGCCGCCGGGGATGGAGGGGTCGGGGACCAAGCTGACCGACCTGCTGGAGCGCCTGGTGGGGCCGGGGCAGGGGATCGAGCTCGTCTCCAGTGTCAATGGGATTCCCAAGGGGAGCCGACTTGCGGTCTCGACCAACCTGCTGGCCGCCCTGATCGCGGTCTGTATGCGCGCCACGGGCCAGACCCGGACCCTCACCGGCGAGCTCTTGGAAGAGGAGCGGCGGCTGGTTGCGGCCCGCGCCATTCTTGGGGAGTGGCTCGGGGGCTCGGGCGGCGGCTGGCAGGACAGTGGGGGAGTCTGGCCGGGAATTAAAGTGATCATGGGCCAGCTCGCCGACACGGGCGACCCGGAGTTTGGGATCAGCCGCGGGCGTCTGCTCCCCAGTCACACGCTCCTGCCCGCGAGCTCAGAGACCCGGCAGGCGCTCCAGGACTCGCTGGTGCTGGTGCACGGGGGGCTCGCCCAGAATGTCGGCCCGATCCTGGAGATGGTGACCGAGAAGTATCTGCTGCGCGGTGCCGCCGAGTGGGAGGCACGCCTAGAGGCCCAGCGCTTCCTCGATGCCATTGTCGGGCACCTTGGGACGGGCGATATCCGCGCCATAGGCAAGCTGACCACCGAGAACTTCTACGGCCCGATCCAGACCATCATCCCCTGGGCGAGCAACCTCTACACCGAGAGCCTGATCCAGGGAATGCGCGAGAAGTTCGGCGACCAGTTCTGGGGCTTCTGGATGCTCGGAGGAATGGCCGGCGGGGGCATGGGCTTCATGGTCGCGCCCGAGCGTAAGACCGAGGCGCAGGGCTTCCTGCAGACCCTGATGTCCGAGCAGAAGAAGCGCCTGCAGAGCGCCCTGCCCTTTGCCATGGAGCCGGTGGTCTACGACTTTGCGATCAACGACCAGGGGACTGCCGGTGACCTCCTCGACGGCGAGAGCGCTCCGCTTCCGGCTTCCTACTACGAGCAGATGCTTCCCAATCTGGTGCGGCGGGACTCGCGCTCGCTGACCCCTGCCCTGCGCGGCGAGCTGCTCGCCATCCGCCAGGCTGCCCAGACCCGTCCCGAGCTCGCCTCGCTCCCCGCGACTCTCTTCGACCAGCTGCTGCCGTCGGTGGCGGCAGAGGACAAGGCGACTACCCTCACGGACCTGCTCGCGCAGAACGGCTTCGATGCGGTCGAGCACGAGCAAATTCGCCACGACCTCACCCATGGCCGTATCGGGCTCTCCCAGAATCGCCTGCCGGTCCACGCCACGATCCGGGATGTCGAGCCCGGCGATGTACTGGAGCTGGCCAACCACGCCGAGCTCGGGAGCCAGGCGCTCGCCCGCGGTGAGGTGGCCGTCGTGACCCTGGCCGCAGGGGTCGGGAGCCGCTGGACCCAGGGCGCGGGTGTCGTCAAGGCGCTCCATCCCTTTGCTCAGCTGGGGGAGAAGCACCGCACGTTTATCGAGATTCACCTCGCCAAGAGCCGCAAGATCAGCCGGGCCCACGGTGCGGCGATCCCCCATGTCTTCACCACGAGCTTCCTCACTCACGCGGCGACCGATGCCTTCCTAAAGAGTGAGCAGAACTACGGCTACGAAGGCCCCGTGGCGCTCTCGCCCGGACAGTCGATTGGTCTGCGCCTTGTCCCGACTGTCCGTGACCTGCGCTTCCACTGGGAAGAGACCATGCAGCAGGTGCTCGATGTCCAGCAACAAAAAGTGCGCGACTCCGTGCGGGCGGCGCTGATCGGCTGGGCGCAGAGCAAGGGCGAGGGCTCGGACTACACCGACAACCTGCCGGGGCAGTGCCTCCACCCAGTCGGGCACTGGTACGAGGTTCCCAACCTGCTGAAGAACGGCCTGCTCCTCAAGCTCCTCACCGAGCGCCCCGCCCTGAGGTACCTGATGGTGCACAATATCGACACGCTCGGCGCCGATGTCGATCCCAATGTCCTGGGGCTTTTCGCGTCGCGCACCGATGGCATCATGGTAGAGGTGATCCCACGCCGCCTGGAGGACCGGGGCGGTGGCCTCGCCCGCGTGGACGGCCGCCTGCGCCTGGTCGAGGGACTTGCCATGCCGCGTGAGGAGGCGGAGTTCGGCCTGACCTACTACAACTCCGCGACCACGTGGGTACGGATCGACTCGCTCCTCTCCCTCTTTGGCCTAACCCGCGAGACCCTCGCCGATGCGGAGAAGGTACAGGAGAGCGTCCGCCGTGTCGCGGCCCGGATGCCGACCTACGTTACCCTCAAGGATGTCAAGAAGCGCTGGGGCGCGGGGCAGGAGGACATCTTCCCCGTGGCGCAGTTCGAGAAGCTCTGGGGCGACATCACCGCTCTCCCGGACTGGCAGGCGAGCTTTGTGGCGGTCCCACGCTTCCGCGGCCAGCAGCTCAAAGACCCCGCCCAGCTCGAC includes these proteins:
- a CDS encoding UTP--glucose-1-phosphate uridylyltransferase, yielding MSLLLPLITSDDPAVRNTSLDTLCASLDITGLQAECTALERFRHESQSLYERVRACFFLYAIHRFHLPTREGFAVGGHLPYSGYVSLLERRFEEAISAFRGAEAAQGASDALSSALAAAYHRLAFQILADQVRHSVRSVRGNQWMFQANHPAELLLRVRPELTTAGSEGALPILRERTPVRMDLTHSGWSDIFFLGMDYPEGARVLNVSIDLAVHGRDDSPRPPVEAYFRVLDEPVLRLASVDLGASVEITDLNDVFNFGKDYLGLLKAGLIASGVVPPGMEGSGTKLTDLLERLVGPGQGIELVSSVNGIPKGSRLAVSTNLLAALIAVCMRATGQTRTLTGELLEEERRLVAARAILGEWLGGSGGGWQDSGGVWPGIKVIMGQLADTGDPEFGISRGRLLPSHTLLPASSETRQALQDSLVLVHGGLAQNVGPILEMVTEKYLLRGAAEWEARLEAQRFLDAIVGHLGTGDIRAIGKLTTENFYGPIQTIIPWASNLYTESLIQGMREKFGDQFWGFWMLGGMAGGGMGFMVAPERKTEAQGFLQTLMSEQKKRLQSALPFAMEPVVYDFAINDQGTAGDLLDGESAPLPASYYEQMLPNLVRRDSRSLTPALRGELLAIRQAAQTRPELASLPATLFDQLLPSVAAEDKATTLTDLLAQNGFDAVEHEQIRHDLTHGRIGLSQNRLPVHATIRDVEPGDVLELANHAELGSQALARGEVAVVTLAAGVGSRWTQGAGVVKALHPFAQLGEKHRTFIEIHLAKSRKISRAHGAAIPHVFTTSFLTHAATDAFLKSEQNYGYEGPVALSPGQSIGLRLVPTVRDLRFHWEETMQQVLDVQQQKVRDSVRAALIGWAQSKGEGSDYTDNLPGQCLHPVGHWYEVPNLLKNGLLLKLLTERPALRYLMVHNIDTLGADVDPNVLGLFASRTDGIMVEVIPRRLEDRGGGLARVDGRLRLVEGLAMPREEAEFGLTYYNSATTWVRIDSLLSLFGLTRETLADAEKVQESVRRVAARMPTYVTLKDVKKRWGAGQEDIFPVAQFEKLWGDITALPDWQASFVAVPRFRGQQLKDPAQLDGWLRDGSAAHIETLCDWG